A single Haloglycomyces albus DSM 45210 DNA region contains:
- a CDS encoding FCD domain-containing protein encodes MYIAGIEPVDRESTAGIIAHRLREAIMTGALPPGAQLGEAELARRFNVSRGPLREAMQRLVSEGLLRSERYRGLFVLDLEPADVRDVYAARSAIERAAVIEVMNGDREQAAALLDETVWAMVAAAEKDDPTALSDADLRFHEVLIRASGSKRLNRIARTLLIETRMCLSLLQTTYQRVDERVAEHSRILNAIREGDTQTALALLEDHMEDAVGRLAPGMTLRG; translated from the coding sequence ATGTACATTGCCGGTATAGAACCGGTCGACCGAGAATCGACGGCGGGAATCATCGCCCACCGACTGCGCGAGGCGATCATGACCGGTGCGCTGCCACCGGGAGCCCAGCTCGGCGAGGCCGAACTGGCACGCCGCTTCAACGTGTCGAGAGGCCCGCTGCGGGAGGCGATGCAACGGCTGGTCTCGGAAGGTTTGCTGCGCAGCGAGCGATACCGTGGTCTGTTCGTGCTCGACCTCGAGCCCGCCGACGTGCGCGACGTCTACGCCGCGCGTTCCGCGATCGAACGGGCCGCCGTCATCGAGGTGATGAACGGCGATCGGGAACAAGCGGCCGCTCTGCTCGACGAGACGGTATGGGCGATGGTCGCGGCCGCCGAGAAAGACGACCCGACCGCGCTGTCCGACGCGGACCTGCGATTCCACGAGGTGCTCATCAGGGCGTCGGGCAGCAAACGGCTGAATCGGATAGCACGCACCCTGCTCATCGAGACCCGGATGTGTCTGTCGCTGCTCCAGACCACTTACCAGCGGGTAGACGAAAGGGTCGCCGAGCACAGCCGGATCTTGAACGCCATCCGGGAGGGCGACACCCAAACGGCTCTCGCCCTCCTGGAAGACCACATGGAGGACGCCGTCGGGCGCTTGGCTCCGGGGATGACGCTCCGCGGCTGA
- a CDS encoding maleate cis-trans isomerase family protein, with protein MTTIGMVYPDHAAEDDYPFAERLFGSDVRLPVAHIYGTDLHAVPELLDLGAPQRLAEGARQLVEHDPDVVMWACTSGSFVYGWQGAGDQVAGLSDAAGGLPASSTSFAFVHAARALGVRTVAVAASYPADVAALFVDFLAAGGIEVAAMSSHDVDTAAEVGRMTPEAVTALANGCDRPEVDALLVPDTAMRTLALVNTMEERIGKPVLTANQVTVWEGLRLAGSPLTSDSLGSLFRISPNDIPPDNTAVEGI; from the coding sequence ATGACGACTATCGGCATGGTCTACCCCGATCACGCCGCCGAGGACGATTACCCGTTCGCGGAAAGGCTGTTCGGTTCGGACGTGCGACTGCCGGTCGCCCACATCTACGGCACTGATCTGCACGCCGTCCCCGAGCTGCTCGACCTCGGTGCACCGCAGCGGTTGGCCGAAGGCGCGCGACAGTTGGTCGAGCACGATCCGGACGTCGTCATGTGGGCATGTACCAGTGGCAGCTTCGTCTACGGTTGGCAGGGCGCCGGCGATCAGGTAGCCGGACTGTCCGATGCGGCCGGAGGGTTGCCTGCTTCGAGTACGTCGTTCGCGTTCGTGCACGCCGCACGAGCCTTGGGGGTGCGCACCGTCGCCGTGGCGGCGAGCTATCCCGCCGACGTCGCCGCGCTGTTTGTGGATTTCCTGGCCGCCGGAGGCATCGAAGTCGCCGCGATGTCCAGCCATGACGTCGACACCGCCGCAGAGGTCGGCAGAATGACTCCGGAGGCCGTCACCGCGCTGGCGAACGGATGCGATCGGCCCGAGGTTGACGCGCTCCTGGTTCCGGACACTGCGATGCGCACTCTCGCACTGGTGAACACGATGGAAGAACGCATCGGCAAGCCGGTGCTCACCGCCAACCAGGTGACCGTCTGGGAGGGCCTACGCCTGGCGGGATCGCCGCTGACGTCGGATTCGCTCGGCTCGCTGTTTCGCATTTCCCCCAACGACATTCCCCCTGACAACACAGCAGTGGAAGGCATATGA
- a CDS encoding maleate cis-trans isomerase family protein produces MDLTELDFLEVDGPLAQRGIGVIAPFDLALERELWRWVPMEVTLHLARTPYEPLPVSAAMARLVSDSRHIAAATRDVLQVEPEVVAYLCSSGSFVNGLDYERSLVKAICDAGAPAAVTTSGALAEVLHQLDVHRISVLTPYDADLTIKLHSFLAELGVETLSSDHLGLGGGIWKVGYRTIAERIIAANHPDSEAIFVSCTNLPTYDLIEPLESALGKPVLTANQLTMWASLKRMNLPKVGPGEWLREVT; encoded by the coding sequence TTGGATTTGACAGAACTCGATTTCCTGGAAGTCGACGGCCCGCTCGCCCAGCGAGGAATCGGCGTGATCGCGCCCTTCGACCTCGCATTGGAGAGGGAGCTGTGGCGCTGGGTGCCCATGGAGGTCACCTTGCACCTGGCCCGCACTCCTTATGAGCCGCTGCCGGTCAGTGCTGCGATGGCCCGGCTGGTCAGCGACAGTAGGCACATCGCCGCGGCCACGCGCGACGTGTTGCAGGTGGAGCCTGAGGTCGTCGCGTATCTGTGTTCGTCGGGCAGTTTTGTCAACGGGCTCGACTACGAACGTTCGCTGGTCAAGGCGATCTGTGACGCCGGCGCGCCTGCCGCGGTGACCACTTCGGGCGCCCTGGCCGAGGTGTTGCATCAGCTCGACGTCCACCGAATCTCGGTGTTGACGCCGTACGACGCCGACTTGACGATCAAGCTGCACAGCTTCCTCGCCGAACTGGGCGTGGAGACGCTATCCAGCGATCATCTCGGCCTCGGTGGCGGCATCTGGAAGGTCGGTTACCGCACCATCGCCGAGCGAATCATCGCGGCCAACCATCCCGACTCCGAGGCCATCTTCGTCTCGTGCACCAACCTACCCACCTATGACCTGATAGAACCGCTCGAAAGTGCGCTCGGCAAGCCGGTGCTCACCGCCAATCAGCTCACCATGTGGGCTTCTCTCAAGCGAATGAATCTTCCGAAAGTCGGCCCGGGGGAGTGGCTGCGTGAAGTGACGTGA
- a CDS encoding D-2-hydroxyacid dehydrogenase has translation MVGEDSPVITVLCGDRLPDGMERIEQSATVRYTDDEGLAEALPGTDVLFVYDFLSEALPGAWHAADRLSWVHIAGAGVDPVIFPGIQDSDVVLTNSRGVFDGPIAEYVLGVVIAFAKDFARSLRLQDETRWLHRETERIEGRRAMVMGTGPIGRATARILRAAGMQVSGFGRTARDNDPDFGIVYPSSTLTTHLPDADFVVAIAPLTEQTKGAFDAQAFAAMKTSARFINVGRGELVVTSDLIAALRANEIAGAALDVFDTEPLPADNPLWQMDNVMITPHMSGDVVGWRNTLVERFIENYERWRAGRPLQNIVDKRLGYVPSSSAA, from the coding sequence ATGGTCGGCGAAGATTCACCGGTAATAACAGTGCTGTGCGGCGATCGATTGCCAGACGGCATGGAACGCATCGAACAATCCGCGACAGTGCGGTACACGGACGACGAGGGCCTGGCCGAGGCCCTGCCCGGTACCGACGTGCTCTTCGTCTACGACTTCCTCTCCGAGGCCCTTCCCGGCGCCTGGCACGCCGCCGACCGATTGAGCTGGGTCCACATTGCCGGCGCCGGGGTAGACCCGGTCATCTTCCCCGGCATACAGGACAGCGATGTCGTACTCACCAATTCGCGCGGGGTGTTCGACGGTCCGATAGCCGAATACGTCCTCGGTGTCGTGATCGCCTTCGCCAAAGACTTCGCGCGCTCGCTGCGGCTGCAGGACGAGACCCGATGGCTGCATCGGGAAACCGAACGTATCGAGGGACGGCGAGCGATGGTGATGGGCACCGGACCGATCGGACGGGCGACCGCCCGAATACTGCGTGCCGCAGGAATGCAGGTCAGCGGCTTCGGCCGCACCGCACGCGACAACGACCCGGACTTCGGCATCGTATATCCATCGTCGACACTGACCACTCACCTGCCCGACGCCGACTTCGTGGTGGCGATCGCCCCACTGACCGAACAGACCAAAGGCGCCTTCGACGCGCAGGCGTTCGCCGCGATGAAGACCAGTGCCCGATTCATCAACGTCGGCCGCGGCGAACTGGTGGTCACCTCCGACCTGATCGCCGCGCTGCGAGCAAACGAGATCGCGGGCGCGGCACTCGACGTCTTCGACACCGAACCACTGCCGGCGGATAATCCGCTGTGGCAGATGGACAATGTGATGATCACACCGCACATGTCCGGTGACGTCGTCGGCTGGCGCAACACCCTCGTCGAAAGGTTCATCGAAAATTACGAACGATGGCGCGCGGGACGACCACTACAGAACATTGTGGACAAGCGCCTGGGTTACGTACCGTCATCATCAGCGGCCTGA
- a CDS encoding amidase, producing MPANTDTVQTASELAAAYATREISPVEATKAALDRINELDGKYNAYCLVDPEAALKSARDSEARWFEGNPTGWLDGVPTSIKDMFLTQGWPTLRGSRCIDPEQSWNTDSPVTARLRKHGLVLLGKTTTAELGWKAVTDSPLEGITRNPWNPELTPGGSSGGSAAAVAAGMGELSVGTDAGGSVRIPASFCGIVGFKPTGSRIPLYPASPFGPLAHAGPMARSVDDIALLLDVLAVPDYRDPTALPPLPAAYREAVRRDVRGLRAAYSPNLGYLDVDPEVDHIVGSAVAALNDEGLLVEQSDPGFSDPVEAFELLWSTGAAKWIDSFPEGSVEKLDRGLQQVWEKGLTHSASEYLDALAVSAALGIRMGEFHAQHDVLITPTVAIPPFEAGYDVPPGSGLSSWQRWAGFSYPFNMTRQPAISVPVGLTSNGLPVGMQIIGPRHSDDLVLAVAKLAEEVQPWPTGRPATP from the coding sequence ATGCCAGCCAACACCGATACCGTGCAAACCGCGAGCGAACTCGCCGCTGCCTACGCCACTCGAGAGATATCCCCAGTCGAAGCCACCAAGGCCGCACTGGACAGGATCAACGAACTCGACGGTAAATACAATGCCTACTGTCTGGTCGATCCGGAAGCGGCACTCAAAAGCGCCAGGGATTCCGAAGCACGGTGGTTCGAAGGCAACCCCACCGGATGGCTCGACGGCGTGCCCACCTCCATCAAGGACATGTTCCTCACTCAGGGCTGGCCGACACTGCGCGGTTCCCGTTGCATCGACCCGGAACAATCCTGGAACACCGACAGCCCGGTGACCGCCAGACTCCGCAAGCACGGGCTGGTACTACTCGGCAAGACCACCACCGCGGAACTGGGCTGGAAAGCAGTCACCGACAGCCCGCTGGAGGGCATCACCCGCAACCCGTGGAACCCCGAACTCACCCCAGGCGGATCCAGCGGTGGCAGCGCGGCCGCCGTCGCCGCCGGAATGGGCGAACTCTCAGTAGGCACCGACGCGGGCGGTTCAGTGCGCATACCCGCCTCATTCTGCGGCATCGTCGGATTCAAACCGACCGGCAGCCGGATCCCGCTATACCCGGCGAGCCCGTTCGGACCACTGGCACACGCCGGACCAATGGCGCGCTCGGTAGACGACATCGCACTGTTGCTGGACGTACTCGCGGTTCCCGACTATCGCGACCCGACCGCGCTTCCGCCACTGCCGGCCGCTTACCGGGAAGCCGTCCGACGGGATGTACGCGGACTACGCGCGGCGTACTCACCAAACCTCGGCTACCTCGACGTGGACCCCGAGGTCGACCACATCGTCGGCTCGGCGGTGGCAGCGCTGAACGACGAAGGCCTGCTGGTGGAACAGTCCGACCCCGGCTTCAGTGACCCGGTCGAGGCGTTCGAACTGCTATGGTCCACCGGTGCGGCCAAGTGGATCGACAGCTTCCCCGAGGGATCGGTCGAGAAGTTGGACCGCGGTCTGCAGCAGGTCTGGGAAAAGGGCCTGACCCACTCGGCCAGTGAGTATCTCGACGCACTCGCCGTCAGTGCGGCTCTCGGCATCCGCATGGGAGAGTTTCACGCCCAACACGACGTACTGATCACGCCGACGGTGGCGATCCCGCCGTTCGAAGCCGGATACGACGTCCCGCCGGGTAGCGGATTGTCGAGTTGGCAGCGGTGGGCGGGATTCAGCTACCCGTTCAACATGACCCGGCAACCGGCGATCAGCGTCCCGGTGGGGCTCACGTCGAACGGTCTCCCGGTCGGTATGCAGATCATAGGACCGCGTCACTCCGACGACTTGGTGCTCGCCGTCGCCAAGCTGGCCGAAGAGGTCCAACCGTGGCCGACCGGTCGTCCGGCGACTCCCTAA
- a CDS encoding VOC family protein — MSPMEPTTHLRIARPSLDLAKAERFWVDGVGLSVLFRHDAVEGTAEHSLLMVGSVDAAWHLELTRNPDEPISPSPTPDDLLVLYLENDIPSDLLARLEACGGTRVAAHNPYWDTWGETVQDPDGYRLVLCRRSWSNRSQS; from the coding sequence ATGTCGCCCATGGAACCCACTACTCATCTCCGTATAGCCCGCCCGTCGCTCGACCTTGCCAAGGCAGAGAGGTTCTGGGTGGACGGAGTCGGACTCTCCGTCCTGTTTCGCCACGACGCCGTCGAAGGCACCGCCGAACATTCGCTTCTCATGGTGGGAAGCGTAGACGCAGCCTGGCATCTCGAACTGACCCGCAATCCCGATGAACCGATCTCTCCCTCACCCACCCCGGACGACCTGCTCGTGCTCTATCTGGAGAACGACATCCCGTCGGACCTTCTCGCCCGCCTCGAGGCGTGCGGGGGAACGAGGGTTGCGGCGCACAATCCTTACTGGGACACATGGGGTGAGACCGTGCAAGACCCCGACGGCTACCGCCTCGTCCTGTGCCGGAGGTCGTGGTCCAACCGGAGTCAGTCCTGA
- a CDS encoding flavin reductase family protein, producing MPDVSSEPWRAAVNNVGLVVSEVEGDINVMAAEWAYFVNKEPLQIAVVLSPVSETRAAFGVGSEFCLTFASADQADLADFVGNFHASDLAKTSSARLELRDSDKVSVPWADGGTAAFECRCDMAVELPVHRLHIADVLQTHISTEPADPLVKHGRLRRLGGRAGGASVVAGAELRGRTLRVAAVSRVMSEPDHWEVGFRTSSGDVDLGVFTSTAYGEMVVDLPAPEGIAPGDRVFVHRDGAEPGEAVVSSRQD from the coding sequence ATGCCTGACGTGAGTAGCGAACCGTGGCGCGCGGCGGTCAATAACGTCGGTCTGGTGGTTTCGGAGGTCGAGGGGGACATCAACGTCATGGCGGCCGAATGGGCGTACTTCGTCAACAAGGAGCCGTTGCAGATCGCCGTCGTCCTGAGCCCTGTGTCGGAGACCCGTGCGGCGTTTGGAGTGGGTTCGGAGTTCTGCCTGACGTTCGCCTCGGCCGACCAGGCCGACCTGGCCGACTTCGTCGGCAACTTCCACGCTTCGGACCTCGCCAAGACCAGTTCGGCCCGCCTGGAGTTGCGGGATTCCGACAAGGTGTCCGTGCCCTGGGCGGACGGTGGGACCGCGGCGTTCGAATGCCGCTGCGACATGGCCGTGGAACTACCGGTGCACCGCTTGCACATCGCCGACGTCCTCCAAACCCACATATCGACGGAACCGGCGGACCCGTTGGTCAAGCACGGGCGTCTGCGGCGGCTCGGCGGCAGAGCCGGGGGCGCGTCCGTCGTCGCTGGTGCAGAGCTTCGAGGTCGGACGCTTCGCGTGGCGGCGGTGTCGCGCGTTATGAGCGAGCCCGACCATTGGGAGGTCGGCTTCCGGACGAGCAGTGGAGACGTTGACCTGGGGGTCTTCACGTCGACCGCCTATGGTGAGATGGTCGTCGATCTTCCGGCGCCGGAGGGAATCGCGCCTGGAGACAGGGTGTTCGTGCACCGTGACGGAGCCGAACCGGGCGAGGCCGTCGTCTCCTCCCGTCAGGACTGA
- a CDS encoding isopenicillin N synthase family dioxygenase, whose translation MLAEISLKTPVDREAVLDALATGFFYVEHGLPESLLDEAYAMLRTFFELPEEEKTAVRTSGSNGQSGYTPLLVETPEVSRVADWKELFHWGPAIPSHHPLRTAYPDRYPDPVFAESLVPGMGRTLLELHRRMKEFQLSVVAVLGEALGVGSEYFAEMLDEGPTVNRAAWYPAMDDAPPGTHLWAAEHQDFDLITALPRATAEGLEVKGPDGGWIRASAGPAYAVVNVGMVLERLTGGLAKAAVHRVVAEAEQEGPRLSIVQFCHPTPWTVVNSSDIEVEGHQPVRYPALTADALFRRTMFRINRIDGNDTDA comes from the coding sequence ATGCTCGCAGAAATTTCTTTGAAAACCCCGGTCGACCGGGAGGCGGTGTTGGACGCGCTCGCCACCGGATTCTTCTACGTGGAGCACGGACTGCCGGAATCACTGCTCGATGAGGCCTATGCGATGCTGCGGACGTTCTTCGAACTGCCCGAAGAAGAGAAGACGGCCGTCAGGACGTCCGGCAGCAACGGCCAGTCCGGCTACACTCCGTTGCTGGTGGAGACGCCTGAGGTGTCACGCGTGGCCGACTGGAAGGAGCTCTTCCACTGGGGCCCGGCGATTCCGTCGCACCATCCACTGCGGACCGCTTATCCTGACCGTTACCCCGATCCGGTATTCGCCGAGAGTCTGGTTCCCGGGATGGGCCGGACGCTGCTGGAACTCCATCGGCGTATGAAGGAGTTCCAGCTCTCGGTGGTCGCCGTACTCGGTGAGGCGCTAGGCGTCGGTTCCGAGTACTTCGCCGAGATGCTCGACGAGGGCCCGACGGTGAACCGTGCCGCCTGGTATCCGGCCATGGACGACGCCCCACCCGGAACACACCTCTGGGCGGCTGAGCACCAGGACTTCGACCTCATCACCGCCCTGCCCCGCGCCACAGCCGAAGGGCTCGAAGTGAAAGGGCCGGATGGTGGTTGGATCCGCGCGTCGGCCGGTCCCGCGTACGCCGTGGTCAATGTGGGCATGGTACTGGAACGGCTCACCGGTGGGCTGGCCAAGGCGGCCGTCCACCGCGTCGTGGCCGAAGCCGAGCAGGAGGGCCCGCGGTTGTCCATCGTCCAGTTCTGCCATCCGACTCCGTGGACGGTCGTGAATTCCTCCGACATCGAGGTGGAAGGGCACCAGCCCGTCCGATATCCGGCCTTGACGGCCGATGCGCTGTTCAGACGGACCATGTTTCGTATCAACCGGATTGATGGGAACGACACCGATGCCTGA
- a CDS encoding formylglycine-generating enzyme family protein, with protein sequence MRLEDVDSSPHFRHEADLIGEELMRPRGKTLPRDEPEKLARTVEDPTLDLAVRLRAGQILAAIGDPRPDTTDATCHVPSAVTDIGLHPSLAADVVCEWEHVGVEEDWILKETPVHRVRLEEFWIARYPVTNAQWWRFLRDSGHESRPTTWYLGACPWDRSNHPVAGIEAADADHYALWWSERTGHPWRLPTETEWEYAAKGPEGLEYPWGNTFDPTKANTRETGVHTTTPVGAFPAGASPFGVMDMAGNVEECTSDDYRPYPGGPAIDDHLTQTRGRYRVLRGGGFSRFGDLARTRRRHGPFPSPLYPAGLRLATSRRPPTSQEN encoded by the coding sequence ATGAGGCTGGAAGACGTGGACTCCTCACCCCATTTCCGCCACGAGGCCGACCTCATCGGAGAGGAACTCATGCGTCCCCGCGGGAAAACCCTCCCCCGGGACGAACCGGAAAAACTCGCACGGACCGTCGAGGACCCCACCCTCGACCTCGCCGTGCGTCTACGCGCCGGTCAGATCCTCGCCGCCATCGGCGACCCACGCCCCGACACGACCGACGCGACCTGCCACGTCCCCTCCGCCGTCACCGACATCGGACTGCATCCCAGCCTGGCCGCGGACGTCGTGTGCGAATGGGAACACGTGGGAGTCGAAGAGGACTGGATACTCAAGGAAACCCCGGTCCACCGGGTCCGCCTCGAAGAGTTCTGGATCGCCCGCTACCCGGTTACCAACGCCCAATGGTGGCGCTTCCTACGGGACAGTGGCCACGAATCGAGACCGACCACGTGGTACCTCGGTGCCTGTCCCTGGGATCGCTCAAACCACCCCGTCGCCGGAATCGAAGCGGCCGACGCCGACCACTACGCCCTCTGGTGGAGCGAACGGACCGGACACCCATGGCGGTTGCCCACCGAGACCGAATGGGAATACGCCGCCAAGGGACCGGAAGGACTCGAATATCCCTGGGGCAACACCTTCGACCCGACGAAAGCCAACACCAGAGAGACCGGGGTCCACACCACCACACCAGTGGGAGCGTTCCCCGCCGGAGCAAGCCCGTTCGGCGTGATGGACATGGCGGGCAACGTAGAAGAGTGCACCTCCGACGACTACCGCCCGTACCCCGGCGGACCCGCCATCGACGACCACCTCACTCAAACCAGAGGTCGCTACCGGGTTCTGCGCGGCGGAGGGTTCTCGCGCTTCGGGGACCTCGCCCGCACACGCCGCCGCCACGGCCCCTTCCCCAGCCCGCTGTACCCGGCCGGTCTCCGCCTGGCAACCAGCCGGAGACCCCCGACCTCCCAGGAGAACTGA
- a CDS encoding GTP cyclohydrolase II — translation MNEDNGNEPSIRARVKIALDRAGGAAAELVSFSGLPGPSGEHIAVVFPSDSSEEPAYVRVHSECLTGDLLGSTRCDCGPQLQESVELFARRGGVLLYLRQEGRGIGLYNKLDAYVLQDSGLDTFEANRHLGRGEDERSYEAAAAMLRLLDVGPIRLVTNNPEKVRQLEEQGIAITERIGTGVFVTEANHRYLAVKAASAGHAIALSEEDQ, via the coding sequence ATGAACGAAGACAACGGAAACGAACCCTCTATCCGGGCACGCGTGAAGATCGCCCTCGACCGCGCGGGGGGAGCGGCCGCCGAACTGGTGAGCTTCTCCGGGCTGCCCGGACCGTCCGGTGAGCATATCGCCGTCGTCTTTCCCTCCGACAGCTCCGAAGAACCCGCTTACGTCCGAGTGCACAGTGAATGCCTGACCGGCGACCTACTGGGCTCCACCCGGTGCGACTGCGGACCCCAGCTACAAGAGTCGGTGGAACTGTTCGCCCGCCGAGGAGGCGTGCTCCTCTACCTCCGTCAAGAGGGACGCGGAATAGGACTGTACAACAAATTGGACGCCTATGTACTCCAGGACAGCGGACTGGACACCTTTGAGGCGAACCGGCACCTCGGACGCGGTGAAGACGAGCGGAGCTACGAGGCCGCCGCCGCCATGCTCCGCCTACTCGACGTCGGTCCGATCCGGCTGGTCACCAACAACCCGGAGAAAGTAAGGCAACTAGAGGAACAGGGCATCGCCATAACAGAACGAATCGGGACGGGCGTTTTCGTCACCGAGGCGAACCACCGTTACCTGGCGGTCAAGGCCGCCAGCGCCGGACACGCCATAGCACTGAGCGAGGAGGACCAATGA
- a CDS encoding WD40 repeat domain-containing protein produces MHTVSLPQNPSGHSAPITHVALARSGTKLASSSYDGSVAVWDTSEPEKPVLAGFLRHRRLVNSSAWNPVDPDVLATASADKTIGIWHVGEAGMFRPRLTAVLARHTDDINAAAWMPDGKRLACVSEDGRATLWDTTTGELLGEIGSHTAHCMAVSISAHGTVATVGEDGLVSVVDPDSDRPAATRSYDSSIEGCAWSHSGQFLALTCDDGKVEILDADLHTTSSFAISTSAARSAAWTEDDTHLVVGTYDGTVRVVSADGAEIRTFEDERLWPRSVDVSGEVIAVGAFSNRPFLFDLATGRTLSESDRPNHGPNALTAEVGTASVGCDSGTVFTFPLEDGPATARAAGSGPVLSLAYAAGRTYAGTYAGDVREVAEEPGGVGPGLEAPVPSLIPWDGGLVAGTYNGDLYRLDTTMRVREKRAAAHGGSIKSLFPFGEAFLSAGTDDEIQVGTMDERSCLWRHGNLVNDVASLGDKVIASGSRDHTVKVGVVDRHNGQWTADRVQTFLGSDESVKAVGLLGTPDRPIVVAGSYDFNLYCWTVDWEDSSQSITSGRVLATFGQAVSCLAPAGDGRLLAAGWDGRLLLIGLNNGEAEVVREWSVDDFEREASS; encoded by the coding sequence GTGCATACCGTTTCCCTGCCGCAGAACCCCTCCGGACACTCTGCGCCCATCACCCACGTGGCGCTCGCCCGGAGCGGAACCAAATTGGCATCGTCCTCCTACGACGGCTCCGTGGCCGTCTGGGACACCTCCGAACCTGAGAAGCCGGTCCTGGCCGGCTTCCTCCGCCATCGCCGCCTCGTCAACTCCTCCGCATGGAATCCCGTCGACCCCGACGTACTCGCCACCGCCTCGGCGGACAAGACCATCGGAATCTGGCACGTGGGCGAAGCGGGAATGTTCCGACCCCGACTGACGGCCGTCCTGGCCCGCCACACCGACGACATCAACGCCGCCGCGTGGATGCCCGACGGCAAACGTCTCGCCTGCGTGTCGGAGGACGGACGCGCCACCTTGTGGGACACCACGACCGGCGAACTGCTCGGGGAGATCGGATCCCACACCGCGCACTGCATGGCCGTCTCCATCAGCGCACACGGAACGGTCGCCACGGTCGGCGAGGACGGCCTGGTGTCGGTCGTCGACCCCGACTCCGATCGGCCCGCCGCCACACGGAGCTACGACTCCTCCATCGAGGGCTGTGCCTGGTCCCACTCCGGGCAATTCCTAGCCCTGACCTGTGACGACGGAAAAGTCGAAATTCTGGACGCGGACCTGCACACCACCTCGTCATTCGCCATCTCCACTTCGGCCGCACGCTCGGCGGCGTGGACGGAGGACGACACCCACCTCGTCGTCGGCACCTACGACGGGACGGTCCGCGTCGTGTCAGCCGATGGAGCGGAAATCCGCACCTTCGAGGACGAACGGCTGTGGCCGCGTTCGGTCGACGTCTCGGGAGAGGTTATCGCCGTCGGCGCTTTCTCCAACCGGCCGTTCCTATTCGACCTCGCCACCGGCCGGACCCTGAGCGAGTCGGACCGGCCCAATCACGGGCCCAACGCCCTGACCGCCGAGGTCGGAACGGCGTCGGTCGGCTGCGACTCGGGGACCGTGTTCACCTTCCCGCTGGAGGACGGCCCGGCCACTGCACGCGCGGCCGGCAGCGGGCCCGTCCTTTCCCTCGCCTACGCCGCCGGCCGGACCTACGCGGGAACCTACGCCGGGGACGTCCGCGAGGTCGCCGAAGAGCCGGGCGGAGTCGGTCCAGGACTCGAGGCCCCGGTTCCCTCCCTCATTCCCTGGGACGGCGGACTGGTCGCGGGCACGTACAACGGCGATCTCTACCGCCTGGACACCACCATGCGGGTCCGGGAGAAGAGGGCTGCGGCGCACGGCGGCTCGATCAAGTCCCTCTTCCCCTTCGGAGAGGCGTTCCTCTCCGCCGGAACGGACGATGAGATACAGGTCGGCACCATGGACGAACGATCCTGCCTGTGGCGGCACGGCAACCTCGTGAACGACGTCGCCTCCCTCGGCGACAAGGTCATCGCAAGCGGTTCCCGGGACCACACCGTCAAGGTCGGCGTAGTCGACCGACATAATGGACAGTGGACCGCCGACCGGGTCCAGACCTTCCTGGGTTCCGACGAGTCCGTCAAGGCCGTCGGTCTCCTCGGCACACCCGATCGGCCGATCGTCGTCGCCGGGTCCTACGACTTCAACCTCTACTGCTGGACGGTCGACTGGGAGGACTCCTCCCAGTCGATCACCAGCGGCCGCGTCCTGGCCACCTTCGGCCAAGCCGTCTCCTGCCTGGCTCCCGCCGGAGACGGGCGGCTACTCGCCGCCGGATGGGACGGTCGCCTACTCCTCATTGGATTGAACAACGGCGAGGCAGAGGTGGTCCGCGAGTGGAGCGTCGACGACTTCGAGCGCGAGGCGTCGTCATGA